The following proteins come from a genomic window of Sphaerisporangium rubeum:
- a CDS encoding adenosylcobinamide amidohydrolase gives MLSLSHRHEDGARLASLLWRFGPGWRMISSAVLGGGIGPGEWVLNAQVDAAYSRTDPVEHLRQMAPAGPGVGMLTAASVDHHTRAADHGAEAVATVGLRVPTWAAAPDGAQDPEPRPPAPRPGTVNIIVAVPVALSDAALVNAVMTVTEAKTQALLDAGYACTGTASDAVCVATPDHGPAEPFGGPRSVWGARIARAVHRAVLDGARTWGRWNAR, from the coding sequence ATGTTGTCGCTGAGTCACCGGCACGAGGACGGCGCGCGGCTGGCCTCGCTGCTGTGGCGGTTCGGCCCCGGCTGGCGCATGATCTCCTCGGCGGTCCTCGGCGGCGGCATCGGCCCCGGCGAGTGGGTGCTGAACGCGCAGGTCGACGCCGCCTACTCGCGCACCGACCCGGTGGAGCACCTGCGTCAGATGGCGCCGGCCGGTCCCGGTGTCGGCATGCTGACCGCGGCGTCCGTCGACCACCACACCCGTGCCGCCGACCACGGCGCCGAGGCCGTCGCCACCGTCGGCCTGCGCGTCCCCACCTGGGCCGCCGCGCCGGACGGCGCGCAGGACCCCGAGCCGCGTCCCCCGGCCCCTCGTCCCGGCACCGTCAACATCATCGTGGCCGTCCCCGTCGCGCTGAGCGACGCCGCGCTCGTCAACGCCGTCATGACCGTCACCGAGGCCAAGACCCAGGCCCTGCTCGACGCCGGCTACGCCTGCACCGGCACCGCCTCCGACGCCGTCTGCGTCGCCACCCCCGACCACGGCCCGGCCGAGCCGTTCGGCGGCCCGAGGTCGGTGTGGGGGGCCAGGATCGCGCGCGCCGTCCACCGTGCCGTCCTCGACGGCGCGCGCACCTGGGGCCGCTGGAACGCTAGGTGA
- a CDS encoding ATP-binding cassette domain-containing protein, producing MTGRSGGVVVTGLSADLDGRPVLSGVGLTAAPGEWLAVIGPNGAGKTTLLRAMSGLLDVRGDVLVGGTAVRGLPARRRARLMAYAPQTPLLPPALTVREYALLGRTPYIPYLGRESRHDRDVTWSVLERLDLTGLATRPLGHLSGGERQRVVIARALAQQAPVLLLDEPTTALDLGHQQQVLELLDSLRLADGLTVVTTLHDLGLAAQYADTLLLLADGRPVAAGPPGDVLTEPVLSRHFAAHVAVTPGRDGRPQVHLVRPGGR from the coding sequence GTGACCGGCCGGAGCGGGGGAGTCGTCGTCACCGGCCTGTCCGCCGATCTGGACGGCCGGCCCGTGCTGTCCGGCGTCGGCCTCACCGCCGCGCCGGGGGAGTGGCTCGCCGTGATCGGCCCGAACGGCGCGGGGAAGACCACGCTGCTGCGCGCCATGAGCGGCCTGCTCGACGTGCGCGGCGACGTGCTCGTCGGCGGCACCGCCGTGCGCGGCCTGCCGGCCCGGCGGCGCGCCAGGCTCATGGCGTACGCGCCGCAGACCCCGCTGCTGCCGCCGGCCCTCACCGTGCGCGAGTACGCGCTGCTCGGCCGCACCCCCTACATCCCCTACCTCGGCAGGGAGAGCAGGCACGACCGGGACGTCACCTGGTCGGTCCTGGAACGCCTCGACCTCACCGGTCTCGCCACCCGGCCCCTCGGCCACCTGTCCGGCGGTGAACGTCAGCGTGTCGTCATCGCACGCGCGCTCGCGCAGCAGGCCCCGGTGCTCCTGCTCGACGAACCCACCACCGCGTTGGACCTCGGCCACCAGCAGCAGGTGCTCGAACTCCTCGACAGCCTGCGCCTGGCCGACGGCCTGACCGTCGTCACCACCCTGCACGACCTCGGCCTAGCGGCGCAGTACGCCGACACCCTCCTCCTGCTGGCCGACGGCCGTCCCGTCGCCGCGGGACCCCCCGGAGACGTGCTCACCGAACCCGTCCTGTCGCGGCACTTCGCCGCGCACGTCGCCGTCACCCCCGGCCGGGACGGCCGCCCCCAGGTCCACCTGGTGCGTCCCGGCGGCCGGTAG
- a CDS encoding iron ABC transporter permease: MRPAGYLAASAALVACLLAGLVAGAAGIPVKGVLLALLDRLPLVSADPGLSPVEYGLLFQLRVPRVLLAALVGGMLAMAGAGYQGVFRNPLADPYLLGAAAGAGFTATLMIVLVDVDALVPLAAFGGAAGGVLLAYALGRTAGRGGGTATLLLAGIAVSSFLSALQAFAQQIKVDRLQRIYAWILGGIGSDWSQVRMVLPYAAVSAAVLLAHGRVLDVLSVGDDEASGLGVNAARARLVILCAASLATASAVAVGGLIGFVGVVVPHAVRRLAGGSYRVVLPLSLLAGAGFLVLADLVARTALAPAELPIGVVTAFVGAPFFVAVLRATRTADP, encoded by the coding sequence GTGCGGCCGGCCGGCTACCTCGCCGCGTCGGCCGCGCTGGTGGCGTGCCTGCTCGCCGGGCTCGTCGCCGGCGCGGCCGGCATCCCGGTCAAAGGGGTGCTGCTGGCGCTGCTCGACCGGCTGCCGCTGGTGTCGGCCGACCCCGGCCTGTCACCGGTGGAGTACGGCCTGCTGTTCCAGCTCCGGGTGCCGCGCGTGCTGCTCGCCGCGCTCGTCGGCGGCATGCTCGCCATGGCGGGGGCCGGGTACCAAGGGGTGTTCCGCAACCCGCTCGCCGACCCCTACCTGCTCGGCGCGGCGGCCGGGGCCGGGTTCACCGCCACCTTGATGATCGTGCTGGTCGACGTGGACGCGCTGGTGCCGCTCGCGGCGTTCGGCGGCGCGGCAGGCGGGGTGCTGCTCGCGTACGCGCTCGGCCGCACCGCCGGACGCGGCGGCGGCACGGCCACGCTGCTGCTCGCCGGGATCGCGGTCTCGTCGTTCCTGTCGGCGTTGCAGGCGTTCGCGCAGCAGATCAAGGTGGACCGGCTGCAACGCATCTACGCCTGGATCCTCGGCGGCATCGGCTCCGACTGGTCGCAGGTCCGCATGGTCCTGCCGTACGCCGCGGTGTCGGCCGCCGTGCTGCTCGCGCACGGCCGCGTGCTCGACGTGCTGTCCGTCGGCGACGACGAGGCCTCGGGACTCGGGGTGAACGCCGCACGGGCCCGCCTGGTGATCCTGTGCGCGGCGTCGCTGGCCACCGCGTCGGCCGTGGCCGTCGGCGGCCTCATCGGTTTCGTCGGCGTCGTCGTGCCGCACGCCGTGCGGCGCCTCGCCGGCGGCTCCTACCGCGTGGTGCTGCCGCTGTCCCTGCTGGCGGGAGCCGGGTTCCTCGTCCTCGCCGACCTGGTGGCCCGCACCGCGCTGGCCCCCGCCGAGCTGCCGATCGGCGTCGTCACCGCGTTCGTCGGCGCGCCGTTCTTCGTCGCCGTCCTGCGCGCCACCCGGACGGCCGACCCGTGA
- a CDS encoding helical backbone metal receptor: protein MRLLRMAVAGLVLGLPVLAGCGASDPAPAASTAAPAPASPAATAGTFPVTVQAGNGAVTVAARPSRVVSLSPSATEMLFAVGAGPQVVAVDDQSTFPAEAPKTDLSGYKPNAEAIIATKPDLVVLANDTGGIVAALGKVGVPVLLEPAAVKLDDSYDQMTDLGAATGNTAKAQEAVTAMRQRIDTLTAAAPKDKKLTFYHELDSTPYSVTSTTFIGQIYGLFGLVNIADEAPDPAGGYPKLSGEFVVKADPDLVFLADTKCCGQNKETLAKRPGWGGLSAIAKDQVVLLDDDIASRWGPRVADLIETVGAAVAKAAA from the coding sequence GTGAGGCTGCTTCGCATGGCCGTGGCGGGCCTGGTGCTCGGACTGCCGGTGCTCGCCGGATGCGGGGCGAGCGACCCCGCCCCCGCCGCGTCGACCGCCGCTCCGGCCCCCGCTTCCCCCGCCGCCACGGCCGGCACGTTCCCGGTCACCGTCCAGGCCGGCAACGGCGCCGTCACCGTGGCGGCCCGGCCGTCCCGCGTCGTGTCGCTGTCGCCGAGCGCCACGGAGATGCTGTTCGCCGTCGGCGCCGGCCCGCAGGTCGTCGCGGTGGACGACCAGTCGACCTTCCCCGCCGAGGCGCCGAAGACCGACCTCTCCGGATACAAGCCCAACGCCGAGGCGATCATCGCGACCAAGCCCGACCTGGTGGTGCTCGCCAACGACACCGGCGGCATCGTCGCCGCGCTCGGCAAGGTCGGCGTGCCGGTGCTGCTCGAACCCGCCGCGGTGAAACTCGACGACAGCTACGACCAGATGACCGACCTCGGCGCCGCCACCGGCAACACCGCCAAGGCGCAGGAGGCCGTCACCGCGATGCGGCAGCGCATCGACACGCTCACCGCCGCCGCACCCAAGGACAAGAAGCTCACGTTCTACCACGAGCTCGACAGCACGCCGTACTCGGTGACGTCCACCACCTTCATCGGCCAGATCTACGGCCTGTTCGGCCTCGTCAACATCGCCGACGAGGCCCCCGACCCGGCCGGCGGCTACCCCAAGCTGTCCGGTGAGTTCGTGGTGAAGGCCGACCCCGACCTGGTCTTCCTCGCCGACACCAAGTGCTGCGGCCAGAACAAGGAGACCCTGGCCAAGCGGCCCGGCTGGGGTGGCCTGTCGGCCATCGCCAAGGACCAGGTCGTCCTGCTCGACGACGACATCGCGTCCCGCTGGGGACCGCGGGTGGCCGACCTCATCGAGACGGTCGGCGCGGCCGTCGCCAAGGCCGCGGCCTGA
- a CDS encoding Gfo/Idh/MocA family oxidoreductase codes for MEPVSVGLVGAGPWAEAVHAPTLAKGPHTRLAGVWARRPRSAARLGVPVYERVEELFEVCEAVAFCVPPHVQADLAARAAKAGKALLLEKPLAADLDGARRLAGAIAEAGVPSQMVLTFRYSPATRAFLDRVRAIAPFGGHAVNISGALHTIKSPWRRERGAILDLGPHMIDMLDAALGRVVAVRAHGHPLGWTGLLLDHATGAVSEASLTMAATVERGTSRVSVYGQHGSETLDGGDLGYDVFPEMAADFAATVRERRLDHPLNAAHGLHLQEVLAAAEAQLV; via the coding sequence GTGGAGCCGGTTTCTGTGGGCCTGGTCGGAGCGGGACCGTGGGCCGAGGCGGTACACGCACCCACATTGGCCAAAGGCCCGCACACCCGGCTCGCCGGGGTCTGGGCCCGCCGGCCGAGGTCCGCCGCCAGGCTCGGCGTCCCGGTCTACGAACGCGTCGAGGAGCTATTCGAGGTGTGCGAGGCGGTCGCCTTCTGCGTGCCACCCCACGTGCAGGCCGACCTCGCCGCGCGGGCCGCCAAGGCCGGCAAGGCGCTGCTGCTGGAGAAACCGCTGGCCGCCGACCTGGACGGCGCGCGCCGCCTCGCCGGCGCCATCGCCGAGGCCGGGGTGCCGAGCCAGATGGTGCTCACGTTCCGCTACTCACCGGCCACCCGCGCCTTCCTCGACCGGGTCCGCGCCATCGCGCCGTTCGGCGGCCACGCCGTCAACATCTCCGGCGCGCTGCACACCATCAAGTCGCCGTGGCGGCGCGAGCGCGGCGCCATCCTCGACCTCGGTCCTCACATGATCGACATGCTGGACGCCGCGCTCGGCCGCGTCGTGGCCGTCCGCGCGCACGGCCACCCCCTCGGCTGGACCGGCCTGCTGCTGGACCACGCGACCGGCGCGGTGAGCGAGGCGTCGCTGACCATGGCCGCCACCGTGGAGCGCGGCACCTCACGCGTCTCGGTCTACGGCCAGCACGGCAGCGAGACCCTGGACGGCGGCGACCTCGGCTACGACGTGTTCCCCGAGATGGCCGCCGACTTCGCCGCCACCGTACGCGAGCGGCGCCTGGACCACCCCCTGAACGCCGCGCACGGCCTCCACCTCCAGGAGGTGCTCGCCGCCGCCGAGGCCCAGCTCGTCTGA
- a CDS encoding cytochrome P450, producing the protein MPFVGGVPRIRHAVRGTLTRAMPRLAREPADSLASLGVAAGGDVVRLRLGPFRPYLVTHPDHVQHVLRGNWTNYVREGMFWRPLNRLLGDGILGDGDTWAGSRKILQQVFTAKYVTSLAGAIAATIDTRVAELDRHASTGRPVDAAREMAAIVNQSVVRVLFGDAISREDSERLITAYHTADAAVSFRLLMPFLPYGIRVPGDRAFLAAVRTVDDVVLPVIRRRAAGTGADGDDVVSALCRAHAADGVDGVDERRVRDDLVSVYAAASETTATTLTWLWPVLDAHPEVADALCDEIADVVGSGPARPEHVPQLRYTMMVLSEVMRLYPAGWLFPRMAVADDVIGGTRVRAGSMVLISPYVTHRLEEFWDRPLEFDPTRFEPGRAERRHRYSYFPFGGGAHQCLGRHLFTMDAPLIVASLLSRYRPVLLGEGPYTPAPTALLRPARRVRLRLRQAAAGAV; encoded by the coding sequence ATGCCGTTCGTTGGTGGCGTGCCGCGGATCCGGCACGCCGTACGAGGCACTCTCACCCGAGCGATGCCACGCCTGGCCCGTGAACCGGCCGACAGCCTGGCGTCGTTGGGTGTGGCCGCGGGTGGGGACGTCGTCCGGCTGCGGCTCGGGCCGTTCCGTCCTTATCTGGTGACCCACCCCGATCACGTGCAGCACGTGCTGCGGGGCAACTGGACCAACTACGTGCGCGAAGGCATGTTCTGGCGTCCGCTGAACCGCCTGCTCGGCGACGGCATCCTCGGTGACGGCGACACCTGGGCCGGCAGCCGGAAGATCCTGCAGCAGGTCTTCACCGCCAAGTACGTCACCTCGCTGGCCGGCGCCATCGCCGCCACCATCGACACGCGGGTCGCCGAGCTCGACCGGCACGCGAGCACCGGCCGGCCCGTGGACGCCGCGCGCGAGATGGCCGCCATCGTCAACCAGAGCGTGGTGCGCGTGCTGTTCGGCGACGCCATCTCCCGCGAGGACAGCGAGCGGCTCATCACCGCCTACCACACGGCCGACGCGGCGGTGTCGTTCCGCCTGCTGATGCCGTTCCTGCCGTACGGCATCAGGGTGCCCGGCGACCGCGCGTTCCTCGCCGCGGTGCGCACCGTGGACGACGTGGTGCTGCCGGTGATCCGGCGCAGGGCCGCCGGGACCGGCGCGGACGGCGACGACGTGGTGTCCGCGCTGTGCCGCGCGCACGCGGCGGACGGCGTGGACGGCGTGGACGAGCGGCGGGTCCGCGACGACCTGGTCAGCGTCTACGCCGCCGCCTCCGAGACCACCGCGACCACTCTGACGTGGCTGTGGCCGGTGCTCGACGCGCACCCCGAGGTGGCGGACGCGTTGTGCGACGAGATCGCCGACGTCGTCGGCAGCGGACCGGCCAGGCCCGAGCACGTCCCGCAGCTTCGCTACACCATGATGGTGCTGAGCGAGGTGATGCGGCTGTACCCGGCGGGGTGGCTGTTCCCCCGCATGGCGGTGGCCGACGACGTCATCGGCGGCACGCGTGTGCGCGCCGGGTCGATGGTGCTGATCAGCCCGTACGTCACGCATCGTCTTGAGGAGTTCTGGGACCGGCCGCTGGAGTTCGACCCCACGCGGTTCGAGCCGGGCCGGGCCGAGCGGCGCCACCGCTACAGCTACTTCCCGTTCGGCGGCGGCGCGCACCAGTGCCTCGGCCGGCACCTGTTCACGATGGACGCGCCGCTCATCGTCGCGTCGCTGCTCAGCAGGTACCGTCCCGTGCTGCTCGGCGAGGGCCCCTACACACCGGCGCCGACCGCGCTGCTGCGACCGGCGCGCCGGGTACGGCTGCGGCTGCGCCAGGCCGCCGCCGGGGCGGTCTGA
- a CDS encoding terpene synthase family protein, with translation MTARVLTSATEAGSVCAVAGRCQRDLLGWMAAYPGLFSAAPFDAGLAGTLGMAMAFSGPWFGAAELRMANKASLWAFGLDWLADYVATSAGEVDAVAERCLAVAGGGAPAEGDELGVFLAEIRAGLAATPSYPWLGPVWRDELRAMLEGMRRERAWRDAGTVPSFEEYLGNAANLGFTFAFTAHLLHTGGVERPGDLGPVLAAAAEVQRVIRLLNDLGTYERDVEWGDLNALFLGVPRAEVERRVAGLAARARDLIAALRPGLPRVADYLERQMDFCAGFYSAGDYWGSL, from the coding sequence ATGACGGCTCGTGTCCTGACCTCCGCCACGGAGGCCGGTTCGGTGTGCGCGGTGGCGGGCCGGTGCCAGCGCGACCTGCTCGGATGGATGGCCGCCTACCCCGGCCTGTTCTCCGCCGCGCCGTTCGACGCGGGGCTCGCCGGGACGCTCGGCATGGCCATGGCGTTCAGCGGCCCGTGGTTCGGCGCCGCCGAACTGCGCATGGCGAACAAGGCGTCGCTGTGGGCCTTCGGGCTGGACTGGCTGGCCGACTACGTCGCCACGTCCGCCGGCGAGGTCGATGCCGTCGCCGAGCGCTGCCTGGCCGTGGCCGGGGGCGGCGCGCCGGCCGAAGGGGACGAGCTCGGCGTGTTCCTCGCCGAGATCCGCGCCGGGCTCGCGGCCACGCCGTCGTACCCGTGGCTCGGGCCGGTGTGGCGGGACGAGCTGCGGGCCATGCTGGAGGGGATGCGCCGCGAGCGGGCCTGGCGGGACGCCGGGACGGTGCCGTCGTTCGAGGAGTACCTCGGCAACGCCGCCAACCTCGGCTTCACGTTCGCCTTCACCGCGCACCTGCTGCACACCGGCGGCGTCGAGCGGCCCGGCGACCTCGGGCCGGTGCTGGCCGCGGCCGCAGAGGTGCAGCGGGTGATCCGGCTGCTCAACGACCTCGGCACCTACGAGCGGGACGTCGAGTGGGGGGACCTGAACGCGCTGTTCCTCGGGGTGCCGCGCGCGGAGGTGGAGCGGCGCGTCGCCGGGCTGGCGGCGCGCGCCAGGGATCTGATCGCCGCGTTGCGGCCCGGTCTGCCGCGCGTCGCCGACTACCTGGAGCGTCAGATGGACTTCTGCGCGGGGTTCTACTCGGCCGGCGACTACTGGGGAAGCCTGTGA
- a CDS encoding prenyltransferase/squalene oxidase repeat-containing protein gives MTGPGRADVAARARDVVRDLLTSPRGEVSPSVYETGRVVALAPWLSGHGERVAYLVATQGTDGTWGPHERYALVPTLSAADGLLAELTAARRGDAAGGGPEAEAVAAAARRAIRALWRLGDAPGPHGGGALPDTPAIELIVPALVDSINRRLRELGPPSAVPLPLPDGADGTRLAAVRRRLLSGAPVPEKLLHALEVAGDAAVRAPGVHPSPSGVVGASPAATAAWLGASGSADSSAACSFLDEVASAHGGPVPCGVPITVFERGWALSWLVRAGVPVAVPEELGVSLLGSAEPGGVAAGPGLPADADTTSVALYALALLGTPKAPDSLWDYHVGPHFCTWRGEEGVSTTVNAHVLDAFGRYAAAAPRARPRYAAVMAELAGWLAARQDDPGSWSDRWHASPYYATACCALALAEFGGAGTAAAVRRAVRWTLETQRDDGSWGLWHGTAEETAYALHLLLLTGRRGDVADESLDAAARGYAYLRRTERNIGIKSNGREGWEVFPPMWHDKDLYLPRTIVRAVVTAALHLAQREPAITAWYQAGQRGEPVVARSGDHG, from the coding sequence GTGACGGGCCCCGGCCGCGCGGACGTCGCGGCCCGGGCCCGCGACGTGGTGCGGGACCTGCTCACCAGCCCCCGTGGTGAGGTCTCGCCGTCGGTGTACGAGACCGGCCGCGTGGTGGCCCTGGCCCCGTGGCTGTCCGGCCACGGTGAACGCGTCGCGTACCTCGTCGCCACCCAGGGGACGGACGGCACGTGGGGCCCGCACGAGCGGTACGCCTTGGTGCCGACGCTGAGCGCCGCCGACGGCCTGCTCGCCGAGCTCACGGCGGCGCGGCGCGGGGACGCGGCCGGCGGCGGGCCGGAGGCAGAGGCGGTGGCCGCCGCCGCGCGCCGAGCGATCCGCGCGCTGTGGCGCCTCGGCGACGCGCCGGGCCCGCACGGCGGCGGCGCGCTGCCGGACACCCCGGCGATCGAGCTGATCGTCCCGGCCCTGGTCGACTCGATCAACCGGCGCCTGCGGGAGCTCGGCCCGCCGTCCGCCGTCCCGCTTCCCCTCCCCGACGGCGCGGACGGCACCCGCCTCGCCGCCGTACGCCGGCGGCTGCTGTCCGGCGCGCCGGTCCCCGAGAAGCTGCTGCACGCGCTGGAGGTGGCGGGGGACGCCGCCGTCCGCGCGCCAGGCGTCCACCCCTCACCGTCCGGCGTCGTCGGCGCGTCCCCCGCCGCCACCGCCGCGTGGCTCGGCGCGTCCGGCTCCGCGGACTCCTCGGCGGCGTGTTCCTTCCTCGACGAGGTGGCGTCAGCCCACGGAGGGCCGGTGCCGTGCGGAGTGCCGATCACGGTGTTCGAGCGCGGCTGGGCCCTGAGCTGGCTGGTGCGGGCCGGGGTGCCGGTCGCGGTCCCCGAGGAGCTCGGGGTGAGCCTGCTCGGGTCGGCGGAGCCGGGAGGGGTCGCGGCGGGACCGGGGCTGCCGGCCGACGCGGACACCACGTCGGTGGCGTTGTACGCGCTGGCGCTGCTCGGGACGCCGAAAGCTCCCGACAGCCTGTGGGACTACCACGTGGGGCCGCATTTCTGCACGTGGCGCGGCGAGGAAGGGGTCTCGACGACGGTCAACGCGCACGTGCTGGACGCGTTCGGCCGGTACGCCGCGGCGGCCCCGCGGGCACGGCCCCGGTACGCGGCCGTCATGGCGGAGCTGGCGGGGTGGCTGGCGGCACGGCAGGACGACCCGGGGAGCTGGAGCGACCGCTGGCACGCCTCGCCGTACTACGCCACGGCGTGCTGCGCGCTGGCGCTCGCCGAGTTCGGTGGCGCGGGGACGGCGGCGGCGGTGCGGCGCGCGGTGCGGTGGACCCTGGAGACACAGCGCGACGACGGCTCGTGGGGGCTGTGGCACGGCACCGCGGAGGAGACCGCGTACGCGCTGCACCTGCTGCTGCTCACGGGACGGCGCGGCGACGTGGCGGATGAATCGCTCGACGCGGCGGCGCGCGGTTATGCGTACCTAAGGCGTACAGAGCGAAATATCGGAATAAAAAGCAACGGACGAGAGGGATGGGAGGTTTTTCCCCCTATGTGGCATGACAAAGACCTGTACCTCCCGAGAACCATCGTGCGTGCCGTGGTGACCGCGGCGCTCCATCTCGCGCAGCGCGAGCCCGCGATCACTGCGTGGTACCAGGCAGGACAGCGCGGTGAGCCCGTCGTGGCGCGCAGCGGGGACCACGGATGA
- a CDS encoding nitrate- and nitrite sensing domain-containing protein, translating into MRLRNSRVRVKVTALLVSLIALWGFAAWVTTREGLNVLSVSTLDSGVAVPAERLRDELQRERRLTVVALADPGSSARRSALTAQRRRTDVAVADFGRLTLSDGTRRAADAQLNRRIDQANNQAAVLPGLRKLVDAGTVDRGSAATTITKIIDSLYKIYDSMATLDDSEFAKDTRTFIQISRALELLAQEDAISAGALVAGGFNDAERARFAQNVGAQRFLLSTAADELPAADRADYDAFTAAEPYKRLRRLEDRLIQSPRDESPPVDAATWGNASSDVLVQMDRLITVGGDRLVDRATPIAVGVVARLALAGGLGLIAVIASIVLAITTARALVRRLEELRAAALDLAARRLPSVVDRLGRGEEVDVASEAPPLAVGSDAIGQVGQAFNTVQETAVRVAVQQAEMRRGYRAILLSLARRTQSLVHRQLTVLDTMEKRESDPAELADLFRVDHLATRMRRNAENLIVLSGASPGRAWRRSVPMVDVVRGALAEIEDYTQVELSTMDDGELAGRAIGDVIHLLAELIENAVSFSPPFATVRVSGQVVGKGYVVEIEDRGLGMSSEDLQEANARIAEPPEFKLTDTPRLGLFVVSRLAARHRIQVTLKSSPYGGTTVIVLLPRELIDPDADAPDGSGVPASREDTGRSAWSPAGEDERRDPRPDLTRGPGRQPEPDVTPEHPGEPGLPGETGETGGDRAVRTARTVQAHEAVPPRPRTADVPPPSPEPAGGAATEHAPPAPTVFTTPSGLPRRVAQSHLAPGLRDERPAAAPARPAAERTPEETRRMLAAFQSGTERGRADAARPPHPDHGDPGEGA; encoded by the coding sequence GTGCGCTTGCGTAACTCGCGTGTCCGGGTCAAGGTGACCGCGCTGCTGGTGTCGCTCATCGCCCTGTGGGGTTTCGCCGCCTGGGTCACCACCCGTGAGGGCCTGAACGTCCTGTCGGTGTCCACGCTCGACTCCGGCGTGGCCGTCCCCGCGGAACGGCTGCGCGACGAGCTCCAGCGCGAGCGCCGCCTCACCGTCGTCGCGCTGGCCGACCCCGGCTCCTCCGCGCGCCGCAGCGCGCTGACGGCACAGCGCCGCCGCACCGACGTCGCCGTCGCCGACTTCGGCCGCCTCACCTTGAGCGACGGCACCCGGCGCGCGGCGGACGCGCAGCTCAACCGGCGCATCGACCAGGCCAACAACCAGGCGGCCGTGCTGCCGGGCCTGCGCAAGCTCGTGGACGCCGGCACGGTGGACCGCGGCAGCGCCGCCACGACGATCACGAAGATCATCGATTCGCTGTACAAGATCTACGACTCGATGGCCACGCTGGACGACTCGGAGTTCGCCAAGGACACCCGCACGTTCATCCAGATCAGCCGGGCCCTCGAACTGCTCGCGCAGGAGGACGCCATCTCCGCCGGCGCGCTGGTCGCCGGCGGCTTCAACGACGCCGAGCGCGCCAGGTTCGCGCAGAACGTCGGCGCGCAGCGTTTCCTGCTGTCCACCGCGGCCGACGAACTGCCGGCCGCCGACCGCGCCGACTACGACGCGTTCACCGCGGCCGAGCCGTACAAGCGCCTGCGCCGCCTGGAGGACCGGCTGATCCAGTCGCCGCGCGACGAGTCTCCGCCGGTGGACGCCGCCACCTGGGGAAACGCCTCAAGCGACGTGCTGGTGCAGATGGACAGGCTCATCACCGTCGGCGGTGACCGCCTCGTCGACCGGGCCACCCCCATCGCGGTCGGCGTCGTCGCGCGACTGGCCCTCGCCGGCGGCCTCGGCCTGATCGCCGTCATCGCGTCCATCGTGCTCGCCATCACCACGGCCCGCGCGCTGGTGCGGCGCCTGGAGGAACTGCGCGCCGCCGCGCTCGACCTCGCCGCCAGAAGGCTCCCCTCGGTGGTGGACCGCCTCGGCCGGGGTGAAGAGGTGGACGTGGCGTCCGAGGCGCCGCCGCTCGCGGTCGGCAGCGACGCGATCGGCCAGGTCGGCCAGGCGTTCAACACCGTGCAGGAGACCGCGGTGCGGGTCGCGGTGCAGCAGGCCGAGATGCGGCGCGGCTACCGCGCCATCCTGCTCAGCCTCGCGCGGCGCACCCAGTCGTTGGTGCACCGGCAGCTCACCGTGCTCGACACCATGGAGAAGCGGGAGTCCGACCCCGCCGAACTGGCCGACCTGTTCCGGGTGGACCACCTGGCGACCCGCATGCGGCGCAACGCCGAGAACCTCATCGTGCTGTCCGGCGCGTCCCCCGGCCGCGCCTGGCGCCGCTCGGTGCCGATGGTGGACGTGGTGCGCGGCGCGCTCGCCGAGATCGAGGACTACACCCAGGTCGAGCTGAGCACCATGGACGACGGCGAGCTCGCCGGACGCGCCATCGGCGACGTGATCCACCTGCTGGCCGAGCTGATCGAGAACGCCGTGTCGTTCTCGCCGCCGTTCGCGACCGTACGGGTGAGCGGCCAGGTGGTCGGCAAGGGCTACGTCGTCGAGATCGAGGACCGTGGCCTCGGCATGAGCTCCGAGGACCTCCAGGAGGCCAACGCGCGCATCGCGGAGCCCCCGGAGTTCAAGCTCACCGACACCCCGCGTCTCGGCCTGTTCGTGGTCAGCCGCCTCGCGGCCAGGCACCGCATCCAGGTGACGCTGAAGTCCTCGCCGTACGGCGGCACCACCGTCATCGTGCTGCTCCCCCGCGAGCTGATCGACCCCGACGCCGACGCTCCCGACGGCTCCGGCGTGCCGGCCTCCCGGGAGGACACCGGCCGGTCGGCGTGGAGCCCCGCCGGGGAGGACGAGCGCAGGGATCCCCGTCCCGACCTGACCCGCGGCCCCGGCCGCCAGCCCGAGCCCGACGTCACCCCCGAGCACCCCGGCGAGCCCGGACTCCCCGGTGAGACCGGTGAGACCGGCGGGGATCGCGCCGTGCGGACGGCGCGCACCGTACAGGCGCACGAGGCCGTCCCGCCTCGTCCGCGAACCGCCGACGTGCCGCCGCCGTCCCCCGAGCCCGCAGGCGGCGCGGCGACCGAGCACGCGCCACCGGCGCCGACGGTGTTCACCACACCGTCGGGCCTCCCCCGCCGGGTGGCGCAGTCGCACCTGGCCCCCGGCCTGCGCGACGAACGACCCGCGGCGGCACCCGCACGGCCCGCCGCGGAACGCACACCAGAGGAGACCCGCCGCATGCTCGCGGCCTTCCAGTCCGGTACAGAACGCGGCCGCGCCGACGCCGCCCGCCCACCCCACCCAGATCACGGCGATCCGGGGGAAGGAGCGTGA